A genome region from Staphylococcus capitis subsp. capitis includes the following:
- a CDS encoding arylamine N-acetyltransferase: MELSQFESYLNIDSSRYDNNDKASLDYFMERYMMTVPFENINVQNQVPISVNTDDLLDKVINQHRGGFCYEMNHLFGTYLEKKGFAVHRASGTVHTPDGGVALEGSHMSLYTILNDTYYVTDVGFGDLPLHAIPISHPSQPVSISDINGEFRAIFYKEDCYHVQKLKNNKWTTLYHAYLEPQSIQDFSDKIIYNESNPNSIFVKQLLITQPQSFGRATMTHQSLTLTSQSSKEKCEVSSHNYKYFLKKYFNLNITIDRLEQ; the protein is encoded by the coding sequence ATGGAACTATCGCAGTTTGAAAGCTATTTAAATATTGATTCTTCTCGTTATGACAATAATGATAAAGCCTCGCTAGATTATTTTATGGAACGCTATATGATGACTGTTCCATTTGAAAATATTAACGTTCAAAATCAAGTTCCGATCTCTGTTAATACTGATGATTTATTGGACAAAGTTATAAACCAACATCGCGGTGGGTTCTGTTATGAAATGAACCACTTGTTCGGAACGTACTTAGAGAAAAAAGGTTTTGCTGTCCATCGAGCTTCTGGAACAGTTCATACTCCAGATGGCGGTGTTGCTTTAGAAGGCTCACATATGTCTTTATACACAATTTTAAATGATACTTATTATGTGACAGACGTTGGGTTTGGTGACTTACCTCTACATGCAATCCCGATTTCACATCCGTCTCAACCAGTGAGTATTTCTGATATAAATGGAGAATTTCGCGCAATTTTTTACAAAGAAGACTGCTATCATGTTCAAAAATTGAAAAATAATAAATGGACTACTCTATATCACGCCTACTTAGAGCCTCAATCAATTCAAGATTTCAGCGATAAAATCATTTATAACGAGAGTAATCCAAACTCTATCTTTGTTAAGCAGCTATTAATCACACAACCACAGTCATTTGGACGTGCGACGATGACACATCAAAGTCTTACGTTAACTTCACAAAGTTCTAAAGAAAAATGTGAGGTATCGTCCCACAATTATAAGTATTTTCTAAAGAAATATTTTAATCTTAATATCACGATTGATAGACTTGAACAGTAG
- a CDS encoding polysaccharide deacetylase family protein produces the protein MMRKTLYLFFVSILLMVFILEGCSKQKDSHTEDSENENMYASHQSKMTKDWQTYDGEIYHIFYHPLITDAKVAFSGSPQEAKGNNDWMITANEFKKSLEELHKRNYILINPHDAYDLKAKTINKKKLKLPKGKKPLILSIDDMNYYEYMRGKGYADRLVLDKNKHVVSETKRKNGKVTHSKDDDIVPILNDFVKKHPDFSLNGQKGVVALTGYNGVLGYRTNEIDSKHYKDRKAKATKVADAMKRDGWTFASHSYGHINFEQSSFEGIVKDTKRWEKEVTPIIGKTDLFIFPHGAQDRDTPAYNYLIKEGHFKYLAGVGPNNFTDVEPDNVYQDRVAVDGLNLYEFKDKLKPFMNPEKVYDKHDRSYFRGNKDYQQE, from the coding sequence ATAATGAGAAAGACTTTATATTTATTTTTTGTTTCTATTTTGTTGATGGTATTCATTTTAGAAGGATGCTCAAAACAGAAAGATTCTCACACTGAAGATAGTGAAAATGAAAATATGTATGCAAGTCATCAATCAAAAATGACTAAAGATTGGCAAACATACGATGGTGAAATATACCATATCTTTTATCATCCACTTATTACTGACGCTAAAGTGGCATTTTCGGGGAGCCCACAAGAAGCCAAAGGTAATAATGACTGGATGATTACAGCTAACGAATTTAAAAAATCTCTAGAAGAGTTACATAAAAGAAATTATATTTTAATTAATCCACACGATGCTTATGATTTAAAAGCAAAAACGATAAATAAGAAGAAATTAAAATTACCTAAAGGTAAAAAACCATTAATACTATCTATCGATGACATGAACTATTATGAGTACATGCGTGGAAAAGGGTATGCCGACAGATTAGTTTTAGATAAAAACAAACATGTTGTGTCAGAAACGAAGCGAAAGAATGGCAAAGTAACACATTCTAAAGACGATGATATCGTTCCAATATTAAATGACTTTGTTAAAAAACACCCTGATTTCTCTTTAAATGGACAAAAAGGTGTAGTTGCATTAACAGGATATAATGGCGTTTTAGGATATCGTACAAATGAAATAGATAGTAAGCATTATAAGGACCGTAAAGCTAAAGCAACAAAAGTAGCTGATGCAATGAAAAGAGATGGTTGGACATTCGCCAGTCACTCATATGGACATATTAATTTTGAACAATCATCTTTTGAAGGAATTGTTAAAGATACAAAACGTTGGGAGAAAGAAGTTACACCAATTATAGGTAAAACTGATTTATTTATTTTCCCCCATGGTGCCCAGGATAGAGATACGCCAGCATATAACTATCTGATTAAAGAAGGTCACTTTAAATATTTGGCTGGAGTAGGACCTAACAACTTTACAGATGTTGAACCAGATAATGTATATCAAGATAGAGTTGCAGTAGATGGTTTGAACTTATACGAATTTAAAGATAAATTAAAGCCTTTTATGAATCCTGAGAAGGTTTATGATAAACACGATCGCAGTTACTTTAGAGGGAATAAAGATTATCAACAAGAATAA
- a CDS encoding TetR/AcrR family transcriptional regulator: protein MNSNDLRVKKTQRALMDSFLELLKTKNFSQITVQDLCDRAMVRRSTFYRHYSDKYDLLNQVLANFSNSLHESHSESLLVKQPKSYFENIVRDTLYFLIENRETIQSIFTISYYDEVTRIVYTQLYKGVERQVNFDIRHGIRFTIDLEVYKEFIAGGILRIIYAWLKEGQERSVDELTIEVVKIINGIRETNIKKF, encoded by the coding sequence ATGAATAGCAATGATTTACGTGTTAAGAAGACACAACGTGCTCTAATGGATTCATTTTTAGAATTACTTAAAACTAAAAATTTTAGTCAGATTACAGTTCAAGATTTGTGTGATCGTGCTATGGTACGACGCTCTACTTTTTATCGTCACTATAGTGATAAATACGATTTATTAAACCAAGTCTTAGCCAACTTTTCCAATAGTTTGCATGAATCTCATTCAGAGAGTTTATTAGTCAAACAGCCTAAATCATATTTTGAAAATATCGTCAGAGATACGCTTTATTTTTTAATTGAAAATCGAGAAACGATTCAAAGTATCTTTACTATTTCGTATTATGATGAAGTGACACGTATCGTCTATACGCAACTTTATAAAGGTGTAGAGAGACAAGTTAATTTCGACATAAGGCACGGTATACGTTTCACTATTGATTTAGAAGTTTATAAAGAATTTATAGCAGGTGGTATATTACGTATCATTTATGCTTGGCTTAAAGAAGGTCAAGAACGATCTGTCGATGAGTTAACTATAGAGGTAGTTAAAATAATCAATGGTATCAGAGAAACAAATATAAAGAAGTTCTAA
- a CDS encoding TetR/AcrR family transcriptional regulator, translating to MKSKDLRVEKTEKALLDALFETLRTKEFNQITVQDLCDKALVRRSTFYRRFDDKYDLLKLLIRKLIFRVREKHFSTLNPENPRAHFEKVIHESLQYLYNHKSIVQNVLTLALYDEVTDIIFKQLYEGMKAQIQFEIQHGVEFDVDIEILAEFITGGILRTMYAWIQDGQERSINELTKEMVTLLDGVHNYHTKGEN from the coding sequence ATGAAGAGTAAAGATTTGCGTGTAGAAAAAACAGAAAAAGCTCTATTAGATGCTTTATTTGAAACTTTAAGAACAAAAGAGTTCAATCAAATAACAGTACAAGATTTGTGCGATAAAGCTCTCGTAAGACGTTCAACGTTTTACCGACGTTTTGATGATAAATACGATTTGCTTAAGTTATTAATACGAAAATTAATTTTCAGAGTAAGAGAGAAGCATTTCTCAACATTAAACCCTGAGAATCCTAGAGCTCATTTCGAAAAGGTCATTCACGAATCATTACAATATCTATATAATCATAAGTCTATTGTTCAAAATGTATTAACATTAGCGCTTTATGATGAAGTGACCGATATTATATTCAAACAATTATATGAAGGGATGAAAGCACAAATACAGTTTGAAATACAGCACGGCGTTGAGTTCGATGTCGATATAGAAATACTTGCTGAATTTATAACCGGAGGAATATTGAGAACAATGTATGCTTGGATTCAAGATGGTCAAGAACGTTCGATCAATGAGTTAACTAAAGAAATGGTGACCCTACTTGATGGCGTGCATAACTATCATACTAAAGGTGAAAATTAA
- the pbp4 gene encoding penicillin-binding protein PBP4, which yields MFRRILYITGTIGLTSLLLTSQSYAVEKPTPLVNKEENANISTQYEPQSLTLTTKQGQILYNYNENKKVDPASLTKMMTMYLTLDAVKSGKIHMKDKIKITSKQAQLSQKSNLSSVPLEAGQTYTVKDILSQTALASSNAAALILGAKVSSSTSTFTDKMNQQAKTFHMKDTHFTSPAGADTELLGSSAPQKYKNQGKTSSTSKDMNIMMYHMIKEHPEILKTTQNKSDTQKGQSFESTNLSLKGQPKYYKGTDGLKTGTSDSGYSLALTNKQHGLRLNETILDVTPYPSETAKLNRNEIANDMMKYYRKQYEYKKVLSKGEHQIDGKKYTVKKDLYDVVPKHKKWYIAINDKGNAYVHYQRHFLDGASYPSVKAEKKSSGLFGWLSH from the coding sequence ATGTTTCGAAGAATACTATATATAACAGGCACGATAGGATTAACATCATTACTTTTAACTTCTCAAAGTTATGCAGTAGAAAAGCCCACACCTCTAGTCAATAAAGAAGAAAATGCTAATATTTCAACTCAATATGAACCTCAATCACTCACGCTCACTACAAAACAAGGTCAAATTTTATACAATTACAACGAAAATAAAAAAGTAGATCCTGCCTCTTTAACTAAAATGATGACAATGTATTTAACATTGGATGCAGTTAAATCAGGAAAAATACATATGAAAGATAAAATAAAAATTACATCTAAACAAGCGCAATTATCTCAAAAGTCTAACCTTTCTTCGGTACCGTTAGAAGCAGGACAAACATATACTGTTAAAGATATATTGAGCCAAACAGCTTTAGCTTCAAGTAATGCTGCTGCTTTAATTCTAGGCGCAAAGGTATCAAGTTCGACTTCTACTTTTACAGATAAAATGAATCAGCAGGCCAAAACATTTCACATGAAAGACACACACTTTACAAGTCCAGCTGGAGCAGATACTGAGTTATTAGGATCTAGCGCACCTCAAAAGTATAAGAACCAAGGGAAGACTTCCAGTACGTCTAAAGATATGAATATCATGATGTATCACATGATCAAAGAGCACCCTGAAATACTTAAAACCACACAAAATAAATCAGATACACAAAAAGGACAATCATTTGAATCTACGAATTTATCTTTGAAAGGTCAGCCGAAATATTATAAAGGGACTGACGGACTCAAGACTGGTACGAGTGATTCCGGATATAGTTTAGCTTTAACCAATAAGCAACATGGTTTGAGATTAAATGAGACGATTTTAGATGTTACACCATATCCTAGTGAAACAGCTAAATTAAATCGTAATGAAATTGCGAATGATATGATGAAATATTATCGAAAGCAATATGAATATAAAAAGGTGTTATCTAAAGGTGAACATCAAATTGATGGCAAAAAATACACAGTAAAAAAAGACTTATATGACGTCGTACCTAAACATAAAAAATGGTATATTGCGATTAATGATAAAGGGAATGCTTACGTTCACTATCAACGACATTTTCTTGATGGTGCTTCTTATCCATCGGTAAAAGCTGAAAAGAAAAGTAGTGGCTTATTTGGATGGTTATCGCATTGA
- a CDS encoding type 1 glutamine amidotransferase family protein: MKTALFLLLDEYADWEASYLNSELNQSSEWQVKTVSLQDIVTSIGGFKTLIDYNLNQRCPTGDLLILIGGNNWHIESTTLLNFINENFNSSKPIGAICGAVDYLAKNGFLNQYHHTGNSIQLWAEFPNYLNHKSFKNTQSIRDNHLVTANGTAPIEFTEQVLKMINLDSDENIDKISFMNRFGFYEYCRKFGNPYE, translated from the coding sequence ATGAAAACAGCTCTATTTTTATTATTAGATGAATATGCAGATTGGGAAGCCTCATATCTTAATTCTGAACTTAATCAAAGCTCTGAATGGCAAGTTAAAACTGTCTCTCTACAAGATATTGTTACATCGATAGGTGGTTTTAAAACTTTGATTGATTATAATTTAAACCAAAGATGTCCAACTGGTGATTTATTAATACTAATTGGTGGTAATAACTGGCATATTGAATCAACTACTTTATTAAATTTCATTAATGAGAATTTTAATTCATCGAAACCTATCGGTGCGATTTGTGGTGCTGTAGACTATTTAGCTAAAAATGGTTTCTTAAATCAATATCATCATACTGGAAATTCAATTCAATTATGGGCTGAATTTCCTAATTATTTAAATCATAAATCATTTAAAAATACTCAATCCATTCGTGATAATCATCTTGTTACTGCTAATGGAACTGCGCCTATTGAATTTACCGAACAAGTTCTTAAAATGATAAATCTGGATTCTGATGAAAACATTGATAAAATCTCTTTTATGAACAGATTTGGCTTTTATGAATATTGTAGAAAATTTGGCAATCCTTACGAGTAA
- a CDS encoding YjdF family protein, translating into MKLSIFHDGQFFIGLVEFNNNNSVRFSKHVFGPEPNDEDVLKFIKEDLESLIDNTHTRISVQKKVKKVNPKRLQREVAKEQKKPKFTTMAQEAIKKEQELKKKSRKKLKKSHKEQLKAYKKSIKRQKSKEKHKGH; encoded by the coding sequence ATGAAATTATCAATATTTCATGATGGTCAGTTTTTTATAGGTTTAGTTGAATTCAATAACAATAATTCAGTTCGATTTTCTAAACACGTCTTTGGTCCAGAGCCAAATGACGAAGACGTTCTTAAATTTATCAAGGAGGATTTAGAGTCTTTAATTGATAACACACATACGCGGATAAGTGTTCAAAAGAAAGTCAAGAAAGTTAATCCCAAGAGATTACAAAGAGAAGTAGCTAAGGAGCAAAAAAAGCCTAAATTTACTACAATGGCTCAAGAAGCTATAAAGAAAGAACAAGAGTTAAAAAAGAAATCACGAAAAAAACTAAAGAAAAGCCATAAAGAACAATTAAAAGCGTATAAGAAGTCTATAAAAAGACAAAAATCGAAAGAAAAGCATAAAGGACATTAA
- a CDS encoding excinuclease ABC subunit UvrA, with protein MSQIEIIGARQNNLKNIDVNIPKHQLIVFTGRSGSGKSSLVFNTIAAESERLLNETYSSYVQHQLTQYEKPDVDQINHLPVAMIINQKRLGGNSRSTVGTISDIYASVRLLWSRIGEPFVGYSDIFSFNNPKGMCETCSGLGYVEDIDLNELLDFDKSLNEDAIKFPSFRPDSWRGKRYLYTGLFDNDKKLKDYTKEELDTFLYTEPTKLKNPPSNWPRTAKFEGLIHRFRRSFLLNDNFEKKRFKADIDRVVTKHDCPSCHGKRLNDKVLSCKINGLNIAEFTDLPIDEAVHFLEKIDSNTAKVIIEPLKQQLQALSYIGLNYLTLSRETTTLSGGESQRIKLIHHLNSPLSDLVYIIDEPSVGLHPEDIQRINDMIESLKQKGNTVIVVEHDPDVIQTADHIIDIGPNAGKDGGEIMFEGSYQDLLKSQTSTGQALNRTHQLKDHPKATHDMFNIENISRNNLNHISTQLPKHAMTVVTGVAGSGKSSLISAAFEQEQRAIFIDQKPPHASNRSNLLTYLDIFDEVRSFFSQHTGMKKSMFSYNSEGACPECNGKGVLKTELVFMPDFSQVCEMCGGTRYRPEVLEAKVEGYSIADILALTVSEAISQFEGQDSITRPLQALANTGLQYMTLGQSLDTLSGGEIQRVKLSRYLTEDVHDHIFIFDEPTTGLHEDDLPVLIDCFNHLIDDHNTVILIEHNLTMMTQADWFIDIGPYAGDKGGQLLYSGQPAGLLNIKNSVTAKHLKRYIL; from the coding sequence ATGTCACAAATTGAAATCATAGGCGCTAGACAAAATAATTTAAAAAATATCGATGTTAATATACCGAAACATCAATTAATTGTATTTACAGGGCGGTCAGGCTCAGGTAAGTCTTCACTAGTATTTAATACCATTGCTGCTGAATCTGAACGTCTATTAAATGAAACATACTCAAGTTATGTTCAACATCAACTCACACAATATGAAAAACCAGACGTTGATCAAATCAATCACCTTCCCGTTGCAATGATTATTAATCAGAAACGCCTAGGTGGTAATTCACGTTCGACGGTAGGAACTATTTCTGATATTTATGCTTCTGTGAGATTATTATGGTCAAGAATAGGAGAACCTTTTGTTGGTTATTCTGATATTTTCTCATTTAATAATCCAAAAGGTATGTGTGAAACATGTTCAGGATTAGGTTATGTTGAAGACATTGATTTAAATGAGTTACTTGATTTTGATAAATCGCTCAATGAAGATGCCATTAAATTCCCGTCGTTTAGACCCGATAGTTGGCGAGGTAAAAGATATCTTTATACAGGTCTATTTGATAATGATAAAAAGTTAAAAGATTATACAAAAGAAGAATTGGACACTTTTTTATACACTGAACCTACAAAGTTGAAGAATCCGCCATCAAATTGGCCTAGAACAGCTAAATTTGAAGGTCTAATTCATCGTTTCAGACGCTCTTTCTTACTAAATGATAACTTTGAGAAGAAACGCTTCAAAGCGGATATTGATCGAGTCGTTACTAAGCATGATTGCCCTTCATGTCATGGTAAAAGGCTTAATGATAAAGTGTTGAGTTGTAAAATCAATGGCTTAAACATTGCTGAATTTACAGATTTACCCATTGATGAGGCTGTTCATTTTCTAGAAAAAATAGATTCAAACACAGCAAAAGTGATTATCGAACCTTTAAAGCAGCAATTACAAGCATTAAGCTATATAGGTTTGAATTACCTAACGTTATCTCGTGAAACGACAACGCTTTCTGGCGGCGAATCTCAACGGATAAAACTTATTCATCATTTAAATAGTCCATTAAGTGATTTAGTTTACATCATCGATGAACCGAGTGTAGGACTTCACCCAGAAGATATTCAGAGAATTAATGACATGATTGAATCACTTAAACAAAAAGGTAATACGGTGATCGTTGTTGAACATGACCCTGATGTTATTCAAACGGCTGACCACATTATTGATATAGGTCCGAATGCAGGCAAAGATGGTGGAGAGATTATGTTTGAAGGAAGTTATCAAGACCTTCTTAAATCTCAGACGAGCACAGGTCAAGCTTTAAACAGAACACATCAACTTAAAGACCATCCTAAAGCAACTCATGACATGTTTAATATTGAGAATATTTCACGTAACAATTTAAATCATATTTCAACTCAATTACCAAAACATGCGATGACCGTAGTTACTGGTGTGGCTGGCTCAGGTAAGAGTTCCCTTATCTCAGCAGCCTTTGAACAAGAGCAACGTGCTATCTTCATCGATCAGAAACCGCCTCACGCATCGAATCGCTCTAATTTACTCACATACTTAGATATCTTCGATGAGGTAAGAAGTTTCTTTAGTCAACATACTGGTATGAAGAAAAGTATGTTTAGCTATAATTCTGAGGGCGCTTGCCCTGAATGTAATGGTAAAGGCGTACTTAAGACCGAACTCGTATTTATGCCAGACTTTTCTCAAGTGTGTGAAATGTGTGGTGGCACAAGATATCGCCCTGAAGTATTAGAGGCGAAGGTAGAGGGATATTCTATCGCAGATATACTTGCCCTTACTGTAAGTGAAGCCATCTCTCAATTTGAAGGTCAAGACAGTATCACTCGTCCGCTTCAAGCTTTGGCTAATACAGGACTTCAATATATGACATTAGGACAATCTTTAGATACATTGTCAGGCGGTGAAATTCAACGCGTTAAACTAAGTCGCTATTTAACTGAAGATGTACATGATCATATTTTTATTTTTGATGAACCAACGACGGGGCTTCATGAAGATGATTTACCTGTACTGATTGATTGCTTCAATCATTTAATTGACGATCATAACACGGTTATTCTTATCGAACATAATTTAACGATGATGACACAAGCTGACTGGTTTATCGATATAGGCCCTTATGCTGGAGATAAAGGTGGACAACTATTGTATAGTGGTCAGCCTGCGGGACTTTTAAATATTAAAAATTCAGTAACCGCTAAACACTTAAAAAGATATATCCTTTAA
- a CDS encoding YSIRK-type signal peptide-containing protein (The YSIRK form of extended signal peptide directs nascent proteins to the cross-wall site, while signal peptides lacking YSIRK direct proteins instead to the cell pole. A large fraction of YSIRK proteins are surface proteins anchored by sortase-mediated processing of a C-terminal LPXTG motif.) — MKTRQNKYSIRKFSVGASSILIAALLFMGGGSAQAAEQNQEQGNPEKATAQSIGDENEDSNGQQATEDDTSQSAKETTSEQPNVEKDNSENANDNQTSLHNENNQNTEQQDSETEEQDTAQNTEQTKSTEEQGKEEQTSEQDTTQDSTKSSDEQVESSEDSQVDNSKEDANQEDADQADLKSEQTEEQTDVQTQPTEKSDEDKSTQSKPEVNQNQESEKDSSETQDNLKQDNPKTEDKTEEVSNSQKDLQKDTQNNQQKDDLSSDKETTQSDRAVKNQAKEETEASQTDKDQTQTATATATKPKASQQDKENDAEEQQKVSAQDEATSEETPAETDNHKTQALSVSDKANPKSEKDESSNNDKDSKDGLGTLKSNAVATTNKNSKQQTTKQQKDQTNKAAKQSQYKNHDPIILVHGFNGFTDDINPSVLAHYWGGDKMNIRQDLEENGYKSYEASISAFGSNYDRAVELYYYIKGGRVDYGAAHAAKYGHKRYGKTYEGVYKDWKPGQKVHLVGHSMGGQTIRQLEELLRNGNPEEVKYQKEHGGEISPLYKGNNDNMVSSITTLGTPHNGTHASDELGNEALVRQVVYDLGRAFGNKNSRVDFGLSQWGLKQKPNESRIDYVKRVQKSKLWKSKDNGFNDLTRDGATDLNRKTSLNPNIVYKTYTGESTHKGLFGRQKADLNLFFPFTVTANVIGKAKEKEWRENDGLVSVISSQHPFNQKYVEATDQNQKGVWQVTPTKHDWDHVDFVGQDSSDTVRSREELQQFWHGLADDLVQSEKLTSTKKA, encoded by the coding sequence ATGAAAACAAGACAAAACAAGTATAGTATTCGTAAATTTAGTGTGGGGGCATCATCCATCTTAATCGCAGCTTTATTATTTATGGGTGGAGGCTCAGCACAAGCGGCCGAACAAAATCAGGAACAGGGAAATCCTGAGAAGGCAACAGCACAATCTATTGGGGATGAAAATGAAGATTCAAATGGGCAACAGGCGACAGAGGATGACACGTCTCAATCAGCTAAAGAAACTACGTCTGAACAGCCAAATGTTGAAAAAGATAATAGCGAAAATGCTAATGATAATCAAACAAGCTTACATAATGAAAATAATCAAAACACTGAACAACAAGATTCAGAAACTGAAGAACAAGATACAGCACAAAATACAGAACAAACGAAGTCTACTGAAGAACAAGGTAAAGAGGAACAAACTTCTGAACAAGATACAACTCAAGATTCAACTAAGTCATCAGATGAACAAGTGGAATCTAGTGAGGATTCACAGGTAGATAATAGTAAAGAGGACGCAAATCAAGAGGATGCTGACCAAGCGGACTTAAAATCTGAACAAACAGAAGAACAAACGGATGTTCAAACACAACCAACAGAAAAATCTGATGAAGATAAATCAACTCAATCTAAACCAGAAGTGAATCAAAATCAAGAAAGTGAAAAAGATTCATCTGAGACTCAAGATAATCTAAAACAAGACAATCCAAAAACTGAAGATAAAACAGAAGAAGTATCAAATTCACAAAAAGATTTACAAAAAGATACTCAAAATAACCAACAAAAAGACGACTTATCTTCAGATAAAGAGACAACTCAATCAGACAGAGCAGTAAAAAATCAAGCTAAAGAGGAAACTGAAGCGTCTCAAACTGATAAAGATCAAACTCAAACTGCGACTGCAACTGCAACAAAACCAAAAGCATCACAACAAGATAAAGAAAATGATGCAGAAGAACAGCAAAAAGTGTCAGCGCAAGACGAAGCAACTTCAGAAGAGACTCCAGCTGAAACAGATAACCACAAAACTCAAGCATTGAGTGTAAGTGACAAAGCAAATCCTAAATCTGAGAAAGATGAATCATCTAACAATGACAAAGATTCTAAAGATGGATTAGGTACGCTTAAGAGTAATGCTGTAGCTACTACAAATAAAAATTCTAAGCAACAAACAACGAAACAACAGAAAGATCAAACAAATAAAGCGGCTAAACAAAGCCAATATAAAAATCATGACCCAATCATTTTAGTTCATGGTTTCAATGGTTTCACTGATGATATCAACCCTTCAGTGCTTGCACATTATTGGGGCGGCGATAAAATGAATATCCGTCAAGATTTAGAAGAGAATGGTTATAAATCTTATGAAGCAAGTATTAGTGCATTTGGTAGTAACTACGATCGCGCAGTTGAACTATATTACTATATTAAAGGTGGCCGTGTAGATTATGGTGCTGCACATGCTGCGAAATATGGTCATAAACGTTACGGTAAAACATATGAAGGTGTATACAAAGATTGGAAACCAGGCCAAAAAGTTCATCTTGTTGGACATAGTATGGGTGGTCAAACAATCCGTCAATTAGAAGAGTTACTAAGAAACGGAAATCCTGAAGAAGTCAAATATCAAAAAGAACATGGTGGCGAAATTTCTCCATTATATAAAGGTAATAATGACAATATGGTTTCTTCAATCACAACTTTAGGTACACCACATAATGGTACGCACGCATCAGATGAATTAGGTAATGAAGCGCTAGTACGTCAAGTTGTGTATGATTTAGGAAGAGCATTCGGTAATAAAAATTCTCGCGTAGACTTTGGATTATCACAATGGGGTCTTAAACAAAAACCAAACGAATCACGTATTGATTATGTGAAGAGAGTTCAAAAATCTAAATTATGGAAATCTAAAGATAATGGTTTCAATGATTTAACTCGTGATGGTGCGACTGACCTTAACCGTAAAACATCATTAAATCCTAATATTGTTTATAAAACATATACAGGTGAATCTACGCATAAAGGTCTATTTGGTAGACAAAAAGCAGATTTAAATCTTTTCTTCCCATTCACGGTAACTGCCAATGTTATTGGTAAAGCTAAAGAGAAAGAATGGAGAGAAAATGACGGTTTAGTATCAGTTATTTCTTCTCAACATCCATTCAATCAAAAATATGTTGAAGCTACAGACCAAAATCAAAAAGGTGTATGGCAAGTGACACCAACTAAACATGACTGGGATCATGTGGACTTTGTTGGACAAGATAGCTCAGATACAGTACGCTCAAGAGAGGAACTACAACAATTCTGGCATGGACTTGCAGATG